AGAAAGGAAGCACCTAACCATCACACCATGTCCCTAGGGAACAAAACCGATTACCTATGACTTGAATAATAAAAATACTCACATACTTTCTTCCAAGACACAAACCTCATAAATCAAGACTTTAAAGTCAACTTATTTGCCCTTATTACACATGATCATATGAATGTCCAAGACTGCAAACACTTACAAAACTACACAAACTTGGTACATTTCAAAACACATTTGGTCaacaacaagatcatcatatctGGCCTGAATAGTCCCCACTCTCATCAATCTCATTCTCATCGAACTCCTCGTCGTCAGGATCTACCGATCCGCCAATATCCGTCAGCTTCCCATCAGTGGCGGTGGCGGACCCACCTTCCCCAGGAACCTTTGCCTCTTGTATGATTCGGTTAACTTCCTCAACACTTTGCAGTGATTGGTCACAATTTGCGTTCTCGTAGTTTGTTTTCTCGCCTTCGACCAACTCCTTTGGCATGTTCTTTAGAAACCATGGATGTTTCTTGATTTCCGCTATTGTGATTCTCTTTAACAACAGTTCAAAAACATCATTATGATATATTTATGGTATTTATATTATCAAAACCATATATTGTGGATAGATGAAGCACCTTGGAGGGGTTTGCAACAAAGATATGCGACAGAAGGTGCCTACAATCAGCAGAAACACGCACGTAATCCGGTATCGAGTATTGAACGCTCACGATTCTCTGCCAAAACGACAATATAACCATATTAAGGTCACAATTCCTAGTTTGACTTTAGAGGTCAAAGGTGAGAATCTCCAAACTTCAAATTCTagttagagtaaactgccattttggtacctgtggtttggtcacttttgccactttaatccaaaactcaaactttttgcatctgggtccctgtggtttcagttttattgccattttggtccaaaaatgaaatcaggtcatatttgccttataaaatcctgctattttgtcattttctgcaggggcaaaatgatcatttctcttttataaataaataccatattttataagacaaatatgacctaatTTCCCCTGAGGAAagtgacaaaattgcaggattttataagacaaatatgatctgatttcatttttggaccaaaatggcaataaaactgaaaccacagggacccagatgcaaaaagtttgagttttggactaaagtggcaaaagtgaccaaaccacagggaccaaaatggcagtttactcttctaGTTAAAACATTTGGATTTTTTGGAAAATTGTAACGAGCAGCTTAAACCCGAAACAGAAAACAAACAGGAGTTATTTGTCGAATATCCCATTAGTCGCGTTTCAATTTTGAAATTCGGAATACTGGAATTGACCCGGAAGTCAAAGAGATCTCACCCCAATTGTTTTACGGAAATTTCGAGGATCTTCAGGATCCTCAAAAGGGTAGGCTCCAACCAACATAACATACAGAGTCACCCCACATGACCAAACATCTGCAATCTAACACAAACAAGATTTTAAaatttattacaaaaataaaattattattgttaaagagtaaaatgcgtttttcgtccttgaggtttgaccagttttgcgactttcgtcctaAGTTTTTTTTTCGTatatggatccaaaaggtttaaaatcttgacattttcatccggctcgttaacttaactccatccattttctcctttaagtcaggggtattttcgtctctTTTGTTAACCTAAAGGGCAATTCGGTATTTTAaatgtacattatgctaaatgcttgtacataaagtgaaaaagaccaaattgccctttaagttaacaaaaaagacggaaatatcCCTGACctaacggagaaaaatagatggagttaatgagccggatgaaatggcaagatttcaaaccttttggatccaaatgcgaaaaaacaaacctttggacgaaagtcgcaaaactggccaaaccctAGGGacgaaatggcattttactcattgTTAAACTATAATCATATCTAACTACTTAAAGCAAAAATACCTTTCCATCATATTCCTTTCGGGACAGAACCTCGGGGGCAATGTAAGCCGGTGTGCCAACCGTAGATTTCGGTTGAGAGTGCAATAAACCAGACTGCACAAAAAAACATCAACGAAACAAGGAACCAATTCCAAAAACATCGTTAGTATAACAAGATGCAAACTTTTCTTCGAAAGACGACATTTTGAGTATTACTAAACCTTTGAATaaccaaaatcacatattttgaGACGCGGGGATGGACTCCCGTCTAGAAGAGTGTTCTCTAGTTTCAGATCTCTATGACAAATttcctgaaaaaaaaaaaaaaaaaaaaaaaagcatgatGTAAGAATCAGAATGTACCGTTTTAATTGACGGTTTTCGTAATTCAGATTGTTCTAAAGGTATCGTGTTTTTTCTTTACCATGGAATGGCAGTAGCTGACTCCAGATATAAGTTGTTGAAAGAAGAATCGAGCCTGTAGTAGAAAGCAAGATCTCCTACAGTTAAGTTCGATGAATTCGAAATAAACCGAAGATAATAAGTTTAAAGTATTTTTGGTGTACCTCATCTTCGCTGAATCGGCCAGCACTGGTGATTTTAGTAAAGAGTTCACCGCCAGCTGCATACTCCATGACTATAGCCAATTGTGTCTTAGTTAACAAGACCTGCAAAATCGGAATTTTAAAGTCAAATTCGTGAATAATGATTTCACATCtcaaaatgattaaaaaaaaaaaatcgtgaaATACGACAAGAAGTCTTTTATCTAATATGTGGATATTTAGAAACTTGACCTTCATGTTATTAGTTTTAGTTTTAAATGCCGTAAAAAGTCGAAGCCTTAAAAGTTAAAAGCTCAAACGTACCTCCTTGAACCTCACTATGTTTGGATGCCTTAAAGATCTGTGATTAATGATTTCCCTTTGAACATTTTCGTCAATCTGAAACAAGAAAAAGAAATAAGCCGCTTAGCAACCTCCTTGTGATATTTAAAATTAATCTTTCGACATAGATAACGGATTCCCTATATATGCACGTCAGAGACAATTCATCTAACGTGTATCTACTTTTGCTCGTGTATCAAACGTCTTCccaataataaattaataattacttAAATAGTATGATACATGACAATATATCATGTATAGATTCAATTATGCATTGTTCTTTATATATAAATTCACATATGTATTATTCTTAGCTTCTTAAGAACCCATAAAGTTGGCTCAAAGAAGAAATTTGGTTGACTAAAGAATTGTCAAACCCTAAAAGTTTCTATTTTTATCAAACTTCACTGATACTTTTATCAGGCAATACCAAAATCAGAGCCTACAAGTTACACAAAAAGGTCAACTCAACAATGCAAATCATACAAAAGTCACAAATCAAAATCAATAAAAATAAATGTTCTTGATCATTGTTTTCAgcacaaaaataaataaataaaaattaaaaaaaatcaaaaattgggTTTGTGACATAATCAAAACCTTGAAACACAAATTCAACCAAAACCCATCAACCAATTccaacaaaaacatcaaaaaaccaGAAAAGTTTAAATCTTTCCATCAAATTAGCTTACAGAAAATAAAGTTTATACCTTTTTCCCTCTTTCAATGTATTTGACAGCAAACAGTTCTTTAGTCTTCTTATCTCTAACCAATCTTGCAACTCCAAAATTACCAGCACCAAGCTCTTTCAATGGCTCATATTTCTCCTCCATTGCAGCACAAGAAAAAATTCAAGAAACCCccaaaatgttcaaaacaaatcTTTATGACTTTATcttcaaaacccaccaaaatTAAGTCAAATTAATCAAACCCCAGATGAAAAGATTGGAACTTTCTTAGAGAGAAGCTATGATAATTTGCTAAATCAAGATACAGAGACTGGGTTTTAGGAAGTGAATATAAATAGAAAAAAGGTTAACTATTGGTACAAATATTTAAATGCTTAGCTTTGAAGTTGAAAATCGAGTTCAAATTCAAAGGATCTAATGAGGGTTAGAAATTAGAATAAAAAAAGTGAAATTTTATAAGATTTCGTTAAGCATTGGATATTATTTAAGACAATCTATTTCAAGTTGAAGTTTTGATTGTGACATTTGTAATATAATTTCCTTTTTACCATTAAAGATTCttcttttttcattttttgaGTTAAAATTTTATTACTTTATGTCTTTATCACGTTTTGGTACTATGAAGATAATCTTGTCTATTCGTATTTTTCCTATTTTTTTACTTCCTCAAGCTTGTTTTAAATAATAACTTCTTTATATACTTAAACTAAAGTATGGAAATGTTTTAAATAATAACTATGATACGTAAAAATGTTGTAATTTATTCGATTAGAAGGCGATGACAAAGGACTATCGCAACGAAGGGAGACAGAAAGAGAAGAAGTAGATAGATGAAAGAAGAATAAGACACGGTCCTGTAAATGTTATGATTATGTATCCGGGTCAGACGAATTAATAAAAAAGCTTAAGTATTTAAATGTTGATCGCTTTTTAATATGAGAAATTGATCATCGACTCTATAGGATCCATAGGATTAATAGTTAAAAAGATTAATCAAATTTAattgagttaactgccattttcgtccctgtggtttggtcactttggccatttcagtccatttttcaaaaatgcgccattttcctccccgacgttctggaaaggtgccatttcagtccaaaaatcataacccagttaagtcggtttgtaaataaggactgattgtgtaaatttgtaacataaaggaccatttaagtaaaatgtataaatattaatataattataaaatatataatataaaaacaccaccaccactccgctgccaccgccaccaccaccgccaccaccaccaccgccaccacagccaccaccgccaccgccaccacagccactgccgccaccgccaccaccgccaccacagccactgccaccaccatcaacatcatcatcgtcatcatctgttatcatcatcatcgatcatcatcGACCTTCATCATCATCgcgatcttcatcatcatcatcagacctTCATCACCACTGCCGCCACCTGCAACTCACCGGAAAAACGGCACCCCCACCGTCGCCGGTTCTCTCTCCcgcctccttctctctctctctctctctctctctctctctctcgtcgttatctctctctctctctctctctccgacttTCTCCCTCTCTCGTCTGATCTGTGAGTTGTGAAGGGGTGTGTGGTTAGTTTGGTTCGTGGGGGTGTGGGGTGTCGGAAAGATGGCCGGATTTACTCCGGTCACCGGAGTAGAGAGGtaaaggtgatggtggtggtgattgcagagcatagagagagagagtagagagagagtggtggcagtggctgtggtggcggtggtggcggtggtggcggtggtggtggtggcggtggtggtggcagcggagtggtggtggtggcagggctagtggtggtggtgtttttatattatatattttttaattat
The Helianthus annuus cultivar XRQ/B chromosome 6, HanXRQr2.0-SUNRISE, whole genome shotgun sequence genome window above contains:
- the LOC110872341 gene encoding serine/threonine-protein kinase SAPK3, with the protein product MEEKYEPLKELGAGNFGVARLVRDKKTKELFAVKYIERGKKIDENVQREIINHRSLRHPNIVRFKEVLLTKTQLAIVMEYAAGGELFTKITSAGRFSEDEARFFFQQLISGVSYCHSMEICHRDLKLENTLLDGSPSPRLKICDFGYSKSGLLHSQPKSTVGTPAYIAPEVLSRKEYDGKIADVWSCGVTLYVMLVGAYPFEDPEDPRNFRKTIGRIVSVQYSIPDYVRVSADCRHLLSHIFVANPSKRITIAEIKKHPWFLKNMPKELVEGEKTNYENANCDQSLQSVEEVNRIIQEAKVPGEGGSATATDGKLTDIGGSVDPDDEEFDENEIDESGDYSGQI